A segment of the Aliidongia dinghuensis genome:
TCACGCGGATAGCTCCACGGCCCCTCGAAATAGAGATCGGGATTGTGGTGCTGTCCGATCGCATCACAGACTGCCGTCAGCAGCAACGCCGGCAGGACAACCGAATAAAGCCGTGCGAGCCGTTTTCGAACATAGACCGCAGCGTCGTGTTCTCGACAGTCGAGCACGTAAGCGATAACGAAACCAGAGAGAACAAAGAACAGCATTACCGCCGTCTGCAGGTACTGGCCGAACCGCCACAAGAACCCATCGGTAAAATAATGCCCCGCAGCATGCCCGAGAAAAACAGACATTGCCGCCATGAATCTCACGACGTCGAGATAATTGCCAATACCACGAGGGAGATCCGTCTCGCCATTTTCAAAACTATGGCCAGAAAGAAATTTCATGCGGCCCTCGGCTTGAAATGTCGCCAGCCGGCAGAGACAAATTTAATCAAAAGCAGGAGGAGCGACTCTATAACCGATAAGGTCGCCGGCCGCGACAAATTTTGAGCATGCCGGAGAAAGTCAGCATTTGGTCGAAGGCCCCCCCCAGCATCACGACGCGGTCAAGCGCGGCTCGTTCGGCGCGCAGACCTTCTCCGCCGAAGGCGCGATCTATTCCGGCAAGGACCGACTCGACGCGGTCGAGGAAGCGCTTAGGGCGGCGTGAGACGGCAGCCGGGAGACCACTGGCAAACCGCCGCCGGCCCTAGCTGCCCGATAGAGCGACCGTCAGAGGACGACCATCATTCTGCGCCCGCCGCGGTACATGAACGGCGTAGGATTTATCGTCGGGGAACAACCGCGCCGGCTGCGTATGGCCTATGGCGGCCATAATTCGATTCGCTATTTCGCTGTCGAGCTCAGACCGCCAATGCGTCGCCGCTGTCATGGGATCATGCCAAACAGAATAATATCCTTGCGAGAAAAGCTTCGAGCCCCCTCGGGGTTTCTGGCTCTTCTTGAGGAACTCTTCGGTCTGTTCGGGCCATCCCAAGCCAAAAAAGTCGAAAATGTCGTGCGCCTCCTTGAGAGGGGCGTGACACAAATCTTCATACAGAATCAATTTTGCGCCCGGATACCCTGAAAATTCTTGTATTAGTTTCTCGTTCGTCAGAGCCCAGCGCCACGCCAACCTTTCCACGTCATCCATCGCGCGAAAGGCTGCGAAATCGATTCCGTATTGTTTGGCCTGTTTTGTCCGCGCAAGATCCTCGTAAATACCCCAGTCTTTAGTGGCCTGTACTTTCCCTTCGAAACGCCGAGCCTTTATTCCGCGGAGGACGGACGCGACATGCCCTCTCGGGTCCCGAACGATGATAACGATCTTGGTACCCCGCAATGCGGAGGCCAGAAGCTTGGCGTATCCGTGACCGGAAACCGACTTCACGACCACCTTATCAAGGGGAACCTGACTGCGCGCAAGATCGGGAATATTAAGACTGGAAATCGTCTTGCCGAAAACACTCAATTTTGCGGCAAGTTTTAGGCTCATCAAGAGGAGAGAGTGAGACAAATTCGCGCTAAATCCGCGATATGTCTTGTTGAAGATCGGGGTCGAGCCGACAGTTTTAATGGTTCGAGCCGAAACCATGC
Coding sequences within it:
- a CDS encoding sulfotransferase, with protein sequence MFLILGSPRSGTTWLAKIFDSHPDLLYLHEPDTVVRSKSYLPPYIEDGDLEALQSAARQYCERMVSARTIKTVGSTPIFNKTYRGFSANLSHSLLLMSLKLAAKLSVFGKTISSLNIPDLARSQVPLDKVVVKSVSGHGYAKLLASALRGTKIVIIVRDPRGHVASVLRGIKARRFEGKVQATKDWGIYEDLARTKQAKQYGIDFAAFRAMDDVERLAWRWALTNEKLIQEFSGYPGAKLILYEDLCHAPLKEAHDIFDFFGLGWPEQTEEFLKKSQKPRGGSKLFSQGYYSVWHDPMTAATHWRSELDSEIANRIMAAIGHTQPARLFPDDKSYAVHVPRRAQNDGRPLTVALSGS